The nucleotide sequence ACGATTGGATGTATTTTTTGATCAATTAGTTTATCAGCTTCATCTGCTAAGAATCCACTTAATACTACTGCTGAGGTAGTACCATCTCCTACCTGAGCGTCTTGAGCTTTAGCAGCTTCCACAACTAATTTTGCTGCGGGATGTTGTATATCCATTTCCTTTACTATTGTTACACCATCGTTTGTTATTGTGACATCTGATGTTCCTGAAATCAACATCTTATCCATTCCCTTTGGTCCTAAACTACTCTTCAACATTTCAGCCAAAGTTCTTACTGCTAATATGTTGTTCTTTATTACTGTGACACCACTTTGCTCCTTCGTTCCCTCTTTATATAGCGAGTACATGCATTTAAAAAGAACACCATAATATTTAAAACTACATGATGTGACTCTGCGGAACTGACGTTTTGATGAGAGAAACAGGGTCTGAGAATTGCTTAATCGAACTCAGCCTGAATCTTCTTTTTACCCTCTAGTAACTTAGTGTTAAATGGAGGATTCCTCACTTCTTCTATACTTATGCCCATCCTTCTTAGCTCATTTACCGCTTTATCAATATCGTCCTCATGTGTCGCATACTTTATTCTCTCCTTTATCTGAATTAAAGAGCCATTCTGGGAATTGAATCTCTCTGCACTAACTGTGACCCATGTATTACCGTTTTTATAAATAAATAACACATCTTGCAGGTATCCAGGAATTACATGGCTTACTCCGGCAAAATAATAATCGTTATATTTGTATACCTTAACCATATTTAACGATTCAATGAGCGTTTTAATAAGATTTACTTACCCATGTCATCTACGCAAATCATCTTACCTTTACTCCCTCTATTATCCAATACTTATTTACTTCACTAGCTGAAATTATCCTGAATTTTATAGAAAGTACCTTTAATGCGTCAACTGCGTTATTTTGTGGAACAATTATCATTCCCTTTCCTCCCCTTTTAGTCACTCTATATGCCTCTCTAACAACATCATAATCCATGACTTCAGAGATTACAACATTATCGAAAACAGAGTCCTTGAAAGGTAATGGAATTATTGCTCTTACTATTTCATCCTTACTGTCCAGCTTGTATGTGGTGCCAGTTACCGTGATTGCGTCTTTTATTAACGGTGAACCTATTTGTAGGGTCCTCCCTTTTAATCTTAGATTAAGATTGTTCTCGTAAATTTTAGGTGAGAAGAATTGTGAATTAATTATAATGAGGCCTTCAAAAGCAGATAACAGGTACAGTTCTCCGTTCAAAAGGTTTGGGGATATTATGAAGTCATATGTATGTTCAGTGAGTGGTAGTATTTTTCCGTACGAGAGATTGATACTCTTTGACTCTGTACAGTTTCTAAGCTCGGCATTTAAGACTTCTTTCAAGTTACTGGACTTCTCAGGTAGAAGGCGTAATAGTATCATTTATATGAGGTAATATTTATGGGCATTAATATTTTTATATGTAGATATTTCAGTCCTTATTCATATATATCCTTAATATATATCATGAAGTACCTTTGAAATATCAGTTATCGCAAACATACCAATTATGTTACCCTTCTTATCTTTAACTGGCAGATGTCTTATTTTATTCTTAGTCATGAGGTCTATGGCAGTAAAGGGATCTGTGTCCTCCTCAATTATTATTAAATTGCCCATAGTAGCCGCTAATCTCACCTCATCATTAGGATTAAGACCACTAGAGAAAGCTTTTACAGCGTCTCTATCAGTAAAAATTCCCTTTGGAGCACCATTTTCTGTTATTATTACAGACCCTACACCCTTCTCGAGCATTAATTTACAGGTTTCCTGTATTGATGTATTTAACTCTACTTGAAATATGGGTGTAGACATGTAGGTTTTTACACTTTTCATAATATAAAACTTAATCTTTTTCCCAATAAGCTTTTAATTTCACTTTAGTGGGCTGTTTATTTTGAAGCAAGTCTGTAATAACGTCCCTATAATATTCCTCAGACTGAACTCCCCTAACCAGCCACTCGTCATTAATTAGTATCGCTGGTACGCCCTTGATTCCCATAGCCTTAGCCTCCTCTTCGTCCTGAATCACAGATAATCTAGTCTTCTTAGACCTTATATCCTCTCTGAACTTGTTTAAATCGAGATTCAACTCTTTCGCAATACTTATCAGAACTTGTTCATCAGTTATATCTTCCCCCTGAAGAAAGAATCTATCTTGAGCTTTGTCATAGAATTCCCAATGCCCTTCGTCTCCCTTCTGAAACTCTGCAGCTTTACATGCAACTAAAGGTGGAATAGACCATACATAAGTGAATTTACTTTTCTCAATTATCTTATCTGGATCATAATCTGGAAAATATTTCTTTACTATTTGGAATTCATTGAAGAATAATTTTTTAGCCTCTTCAGGTGTAAATGCTACTTCTTTTAGATCTTCTAGCGATGATATTATAGCAAAAGCCTTATGCTTTACAACTACTTGATCCTTAAATTCAGTTATAACTTTCCTTAGCCGCTTTGACGTAACGTAACAGAACGGGCATATTACATCATGAAAGAATGTTATCTTAATCATTGTGGTGATATCTGTTGCAAATATTTTTAAAATCAACTCATGTCCTCATTGTTTTTGTAACTTCAGATAGGTCAACTTTAGGATCGTTTACCAATTTCTTTGTTCTTTCTATTAACTCCACCCTTTTAGTTCTCTCTGCGGCTGTTAATAGTTCTTGCACGACTCTGGTAGCTTCTTCAGACTTTCCTTCGGATATAAGGTTACCATAATACCTGAGCAGCATGTAATAGCTTACCTCGTTGATCACTGTACGATCAAAATTACTTCTAACTTCATCGTCAGGAGCTCTCTTAATAACTAGGCTTTCATCAATTTCTATGTTTTTATTGCTAACACTATCTACATAATTTCCTGTGACTTTCAAAGTATAATCAGTCTCTCCTGGAGGGATATTTCCAACAGCATATACATTCACGTCCTTGTCTACAACAGGAATATTCACAGGCATCTCATAGTTTATTACTTCGAGACCTTCTGAAAAATTCAGAGTAAGATTATAAGCAGCTACCTTGTCAGATTTCTGCTCCACAAGAGTAGTTGGGAGTTGTGAAGGGTCATTAATATGATAAAACACTCCTGAACCCTTATCTGCGAGTATCTTCATAATCGCTTCATTATAGTCCTCGCCTAACCCTATAGTAATAAGTTGGACATTCTTAGGGACTTGTAAGGACTCATAATCTCTGGAATATCGTTTATCGGTCGGTTTTCCATCAGATAATAGGATTATTTTAACCGGTATCTCAGAACTTTTAAATTTTTCAAGAACTTTAGTAATTGCCTTATGTAAATTAGTAGTATAACCCATTTTAATACTCTTTAACTCTATTTGTTTGCCAGATTCACCCTCATATAGTGTTTCTATATCATTGGAAAATAAGTATATTGATATGAAGTTTCCAGGGATTATATCTTGAACCAATCTACTTGCTGAAGACAATGCCAAATTTATTTTATTCTCCTTCTTCATTGATGGACTATTGTCTATCATAACAACGTAATGTATACCTGAGAGGGAGGCAAATGAAGTAGGGCTTACCCTAACTATCAAACTGACCTGTGTGGGCTTCCCTGTAAACGCCAAATTAGTTGAAGATTTTAAAGAAACGCTAACTGTCATTTGTTATAATATATTATAGGGGTAAAACTATATATACTTTAATACAGAATATTACGTGTATGACGTGGAAATGTAATTTATGCGGTTATGAAAACGATGATGATGCATTATTTTGCATTAAATGTGGAGCTCAAAAGAGTTCAGAAGCACAACAATTACCACAGCAACAACCAAGTGAACCACAAGCACAAGGAGTAGTAACACAGCAACAGGTGGTTACGAACCCTCCTGTACAAGCTCAAGTAGCAACACCTCAACAGCCTGCTCAACAGCCCGTTTTACCACAACCAGAACCAGCTCAACCTCAACCGGTCTCATCGACTCCAGCACCCCAACAGGCATCACAGCCTACAAACAGATATTACATTTACTTTATACAAACACCAAATGAGAATTTAGTAAACAAAAAAGTCCTACTTAATTTCGATCTGTTTCCTAGTGTATCAATGGGTAGGAGTCCTGAAAACATTGTCATAGTTCCTGATTCAGAAGTATCTAGAAAACACGCAGTTATATATCTTGATAATAGTGAGTTATATATTGAAGATCTGAATAGTACGAATGGGACTTATGTTTACGATGGAAAGCAGTTTACTCCAATTAAGGGGAAACAGAAGATAGAGCCTAACTCAATTATTAAACTTGGTAATCAGACAATAGTACGAATATTAAAGGAGTGAGTTTATGACCATATCAGTTAAAGCCGAATTAAGTCACAAGTACTCTTTTACCTCCCCCCTGAAAGGAGTGTTTAGATTAATTATAGTTCCGGAAAAAGTTTCGACTGCACGTGGGTTTCATTACATAATACTCCTAGATACATCAGGCTCCATGTATGGTGTAAAGATAGAGACAGCTAAACAAGGAGCAATGGAACTATTGAGCAGGATACCTGAAGGGAATAAGATATCTTTCCTGACATTCTCCAATAACGTTAATATATTAAGCGAATATGCAGATGCACCATCATTAGTTCAACAAATTAAACAGATAAGGTCAGGTGGACAAACAGTCCTGTATAGAGCTTTAGAGAGAGCAATCGAAATAGCCAAAAAACACGATTTACCAGGATACATAATATTATTAACAGATGGACAGCCTACTGACGTACCTGAGACAGATGCTTATGAAAAACTGAATTATCCTGAAGCCTATAAGGTAATAGCGTTTGGTATAGGCGATGATTACAATGAAAGATTACTTAAGGTAATAACAGATAAGACTGCAGGAATACTGTATCACGTAGAGGATGCTAAGGAAATAGCTGAAATGTTGCCACAGTCAGCGGTTACGGAAATAGGAGCTAAGAACGTTAGCATAGATATAGTTTCAGAGACTCAGGTCAAATTGTTGAATTATCCTGGACCACCAGTAAAGCTAGGCGCAGTGGAATCAGTGGTAAGAGTGTATGGCGAGATAATAATTCCACCTAATTTCACTGGGAGGCTTGCAACAGTCAAAATATCTTATGAAGATCCTTTGTCAAGTAGGATTAATAGACTAGAGGTTAACTTTGATATAACAAGAGCAAATGATGTAAAGCGCTTCCTAGACGGTATAAATAATGATTTGGT is from Sulfolobus acidocaldarius DSM 639 and encodes:
- a CDS encoding VWA domain-containing protein — encoded protein: MTVSVSLKSSTNLAFTGKPTQVSLIVRVSPTSFASLSGIHYVVMIDNSPSMKKENKINLALSSASRLVQDIIPGNFISIYLFSNDIETLYEGESGKQIELKSIKMGYTTNLHKAITKVLEKFKSSEIPVKIILLSDGKPTDKRYSRDYESLQVPKNVQLITIGLGEDYNEAIMKILADKGSGVFYHINDPSQLPTTLVEQKSDKVAAYNLTLNFSEGLEVINYEMPVNIPVVDKDVNVYAVGNIPPGETDYTLKVTGNYVDSVSNKNIEIDESLVIKRAPDDEVRSNFDRTVINEVSYYMLLRYYGNLISEGKSEEATRVVQELLTAAERTKRVELIERTKKLVNDPKVDLSEVTKTMRT
- a CDS encoding VWA domain-containing protein; protein product: MTISVKAELSHKYSFTSPLKGVFRLIIVPEKVSTARGFHYIILLDTSGSMYGVKIETAKQGAMELLSRIPEGNKISFLTFSNNVNILSEYADAPSLVQQIKQIRSGGQTVLYRALERAIEIAKKHDLPGYIILLTDGQPTDVPETDAYEKLNYPEAYKVIAFGIGDDYNERLLKVITDKTAGILYHVEDAKEIAEMLPQSAVTEIGAKNVSIDIVSETQVKLLNYPGPPVKLGAVESVVRVYGEIIIPPNFTGRLATVKISYEDPLSSRINRLEVNFDITRANDVKRFLDGINNDLVNEYRYYELMSKLANQLNSNNLSEATRTVEQMQMIAQQTRRMELIETTRRISESIETTRRIGTVEQTRKISKEITSEVTKKLRS
- a CDS encoding CBS domain-containing protein, with amino-acid sequence MKSVKTYMSTPIFQVELNTSIQETCKLMLEKGVGSVIITENGAPKGIFTDRDAVKAFSSGLNPNDEVRLAATMGNLIIIEEDTDPFTAIDLMTKNKIRHLPVKDKKGNIIGMFAITDISKVLHDIY
- a CDS encoding DsbA family oxidoreductase, encoding MIKITFFHDVICPFCYVTSKRLRKVITEFKDQVVVKHKAFAIISSLEDLKEVAFTPEEAKKLFFNEFQIVKKYFPDYDPDKIIEKSKFTYVWSIPPLVACKAAEFQKGDEGHWEFYDKAQDRFFLQGEDITDEQVLISIAKELNLDLNKFREDIRSKKTRLSVIQDEEEAKAMGIKGVPAILINDEWLVRGVQSEEYYRDVITDLLQNKQPTKVKLKAYWEKD
- a CDS encoding FHA domain-containing protein — translated: MTWKCNLCGYENDDDALFCIKCGAQKSSEAQQLPQQQPSEPQAQGVVTQQQVVTNPPVQAQVATPQQPAQQPVLPQPEPAQPQPVSSTPAPQQASQPTNRYYIYFIQTPNENLVNKKVLLNFDLFPSVSMGRSPENIVIVPDSEVSRKHAVIYLDNSELYIEDLNSTNGTYVYDGKQFTPIKGKQKIEPNSIIKLGNQTIVRILKE